GGCTTTCCGGGAATGGTGgttcttccctcccccttcacCCTCCAGAGCTCACTGATGGAGACACCTCTTGAGAAGGCCCTGACCACTATGGTCACCACTTTCCATAAATATTCGGGGAGAGAAGGCAGCAAACTGACCCTGAGCAGGAGGGAACTAAAGGAGCTGATCAGGAAGGAGCTGTGTCTTGGAGAGGTAGGTGACTCTTGCCCCAGCCCAAAGCCCGAGTTCTCCCTGCACACACCACGGGGgaggaagagaacagaagaaGCACCACACCACTGTAGGGGTGCCCCTTCTGTGAGGTAGGATGCTCCAGCTCTGCATCTGTAGAGCACCAGCAGAGGGGACACGCACCAGTGCTCTGCTCTCCCAGTACTCAGCCTGGAGTAGGGTGACCAATGGGACTGACAGAGACTAAGGAAGAAGGTGGACATCTTGGGCCAACAGGTGCACGGCCTCCGTGATGGGAGGTGAGTTGGGTCTccct
This portion of the Mustela lutreola isolate mMusLut2 chromosome 14, mMusLut2.pri, whole genome shotgun sequence genome encodes:
- the S100A5 gene encoding protein S100-A5 isoform X2, with product METPLEKALTTMVTTFHKYSGREGSKLTLSRRELKELIRKELCLGEMKETSIDDLMKSLDKNSDQEIDFKEYSVFLTTLCMAYNDFFLEDRK